A region of Aquarana catesbeiana isolate 2022-GZ linkage group LG08, ASM4218655v1, whole genome shotgun sequence DNA encodes the following proteins:
- the LOC141106614 gene encoding uncharacterized protein produces MTFTCSECGKSFSEKKELLRHQRRHIGDNSYSCSECGKCFTHKRSLLNHQRSHTGERSYSCSECGKCFTLKGNLLNHQRSHTGEGSFSCSKCGKCFTLKGTLLKHQRIHTSQHSYSCSECGKCFTHKGNFLYHQRIHTGERPYSCSECGKVLLATQPFTRGVTRERPYSCSECGKCFSAKRNLLAHQKIHTGVRPYLCLVCGKCFTEKGKLRIHQRSHTGEHPYSCSECGKCFTVKDKLFALQKNHTSEHTFSCAECGKCFTRNEDLIGHQKIHTGQRLYSCPECGKCFRWKIQLLRHKITHTGDYPYSCSECGKRFSAKGELLIHQRIHTSERPYSCSECGKCFIAKRNLLAHQNIHMGVHPYLCSECGKCFTEKGKLCIHQRSHTGERPYPCPECGKCFRCKSHLTSQHIPADVGLKKKLDGRTLL; encoded by the coding sequence ATGACTTTtacatgctcagagtgcgggaaatctttcagtgAGAAAAAAGAACTTCTAAGACACCAGAGAAGACACATAGGTGATAATtcctattcctgttctgagtgtggaaaatgttttactCACAAAAGAAGCCTTCTAaaccaccagagaagtcacacaggagaGCGTTCTTATTCATGCtcagagtgtgggaagtgttttacTCTTAAAGGAAACCTTCTAAATCACCAGAGGAGTCACACTGGGGAGGGTTCTTTTTCATGTTcaaagtgcgggaaatgttttactctCAAAGGAACCCTTCTAaaacaccaaagaattcacacaaGTCAGCattcttattcatgttcagagtgcgggaaatgctttaccCACAAAGGAAACTTTCTAtatcaccagagaattcacacaggtgagcgcccttattcatgttcagagtgcggaaaagtTTTACTCGCAACACAACCCTTCACCAGAGGAGTCACacgtgagcgtccttattcatgttcagagtgcgggaaatgttttagtgCGAAACGAAACCTCCTtgcacaccagaaaattcacacgggtgtGCGTCCTTATTTATGTTTAGTGTGCGGTAAATGTTTCACCGAAAAAGGAAAACTTCgtatacaccagagaagtcacacaggtgaacatccttattcatgttcagagtgtgggaaatgtttcactgtgAAAGATAAACTATTTGCACTCCAGAAAAATCACACGAGCGAGCATACTTTCTCCTgtgcagagtgtgggaaatgtttcactagaAACGAAGACCTCATtggacaccagaaaattcacacgggtcAGCGTCTTTATTCATGTCCAGAATGTGGAAAATGTTTCCGTTGGAAAATACAGCTTCTAAGACACAAGATCACTCACACTGGTGAttatccttattcatgttcagagtgtgggaaacgtTTCTCTGCGAAAGGAGAACttcttatacaccagagaattcacactagTGAGCgcccttattcgtgttcagagtgcgggaaatgttttattgcGAAACGAAACCTTCTTGCACACCAAAATATTCACATGGGTGTGCATccttatttatgttcagagtgcgggaaatgtttcaccgaAAAAGGAAAACTTTgtatacaccagagaagtcacacaggagagcgtccttatccatgtccagagtgcgggaaatgttttaggtGTAAAAGTCATTTAACTAGTCAACACATACCCGCTGATGTTGGATTGAAGAAAAAGCTTGATGGCCGCACTCTGTTATAA